In the genome of Ananas comosus cultivar F153 linkage group 11, ASM154086v1, whole genome shotgun sequence, one region contains:
- the LOC109717471 gene encoding disease resistance protein RPM1-like: MAEAVISALLLKIGITIASEATKSATSRLLTRISAMKELMKDISEIKDELESMQSFLQIAERLKKKDESTKIFIKQTRDLAFDIEDIIDEFTYKLGEEQGGVLPRAIKRCRNIKTWDDLSSKLKEIKIKLQNIMERRTRYDTRGMENEARPLIAVGGSKSRAELAHFVEEDNIVGIDEYKNLLLRWLKDEDEQQRQPIIISVLGMGGLGKTTLVTYVYNIIKASFDACAWVAVSQSYETHDLLRQIRKEFQREDRKKREVPNNIDTMDYTSLVAKREVPNNIDTMDYRSLVEEIHTYLQCKNYILILDDVWSTDVMDNINNALLTSNSKSRIVLTTRIRNVAKLANEDRMFELKQLEGDHPWILFCKNAFWKSANKICPQPLEQCAKKIVEKCGGLPLAIVSIARLLSFREQTDSEWEKVYTDLEWYLTNNESKLHEKVHDVLKLSLDDLPHYLRNCFLYCSSFPEDYTIVSDRLIRLWVAEGFVEERERTMEEVAEDCLNELVHRCLLQVVYRNRVGRVGACRMHDIIRVLALSESKELSFCMVYEHSRKKLQSSEARRLSILSNITNYCTEDKSHLRSVLVFNNSMSYDLLKSVLRSSKFLRVLELEGALIEKLPSEICNLFNLHYLGLRATKIKELPRLIVKLRNLQILDLEQSNIEKLPKGITELQKLRHLFLPCNSGKNIKAPVGIRRLKGLQSLLNITATRKIVRNVEALTELRTFEITGVRTHHYADLWNSITKMNHLSDLLIWSEGRELQQLGTLRLPPPIQRLLLFGELEKNSLPELATSFGSLTNLTTLTLYFAKLDEDTFPYLQALPALMCLELRAAYNGMKLHFQASSFPKLKKLLIEFAQKLSQVEIERGAMARLNKLHLYRCPELKELPHGIEYLTTLRYLCIDHPAEELVELLRGGGGEGDHSNDWRTRVRHIPNFIISFGRDDKYVKERIQ; the protein is encoded by the coding sequence ATGGCGGAGGCTGTGATTAGCGCATTACTTCTGAAGATCGGCATTACCATAGCTAGTGAAGCAACTAAATCAGCAACATCACGACTACTAACACGGATATCAGCAATGAAAGAACTCATGAAGGATATAAGTGAGATTAAGGATGAGCTTGAGAGCATGCAATCCTTCCTACAGATCGCAGAAAGACTAAAAAAGAAGGATGAGAGCACAAAAATCTTTATAAAACAAACGAGAGACTTGGCTTTCGACATTGAGGATATTATAGATGAGTTCACGTACAAGCTGGGTGAGGAGCAAGGAGGGGTTCTACCCAGAGCAATCAAGAGGTGCAGAAATATAAAGACATGGGATGACCTTAGCAGCAAACTTAAAGAGATCAAAATTAAGCTCCAAAACATTATGGAGAGAAGGACACGATATGATACGAGAGGAATGGAAAATGAAGCAAGACCACTAATAGCTGTTGGCGGTAGCAAAAGCCGTGCAGAATTAGCACATTTTGTCGAGGAGGATAATATCGTGGGTATTGACGAGTACAAGAACTTGTTGCTCAGATGGTTGAAAGATGAGGATGAGCAGCAACGACAGCCCATTATAATCTCAGTGTTGGGGATGGGTGGTCTAGGGAAGACCACTCTCGTGACTTATGTGTACAATATCATCAAAGCTTCCTTTGATGCTTGTGCCTGGGTTGCTGTATCTCAAAGCTATGAGACTCATGATTTGCTTAGACAAATCAGAAAAGAGTTTCAAAGGGAAGATCGTAAGAAAAGAGAAGTACCTAACAACATTGATACCATGGATTACACAAGCTTGGTTGCGAAAAGAGAAGTACCTAACAACATTGATACCATGGATTACAGAAGTTTGGTTGAGGAAATCCACACTTACTTGCAGTGTAAAAACTATATACTCATTCTGGATGATGTTTGGAGTACTGATGTAATGGACAATATAAACAATGCACTTCTCACGAGCAATAGCAAGAGTAGAATAGTTCTCACAACAAGAATTCGTAATGTAGCTAAATTAGCAAACGAGGACCGTATGTTTGAGCTAAAGCAACTAGAGGGAGATCATCCGTGGATTTTGTTTTGTAAAAACGCATTTTGGAAAAGTGCAAACAAGATTTGCCCTCAGCCTTTAGAACAATGTGCTAAAAAAATTGTCGAGAAGTGCGGTGGCTTGCCCCTTGCTATCGTATCTATAGCCCGTCTCTTATCATTTCGAGAACAAACTGATTCTGAATGGGAGAAGGTTTACACGGATCTTGAGTGGTATCTAACCAACAACGAATCGAAGCTCCATGAAAAAGTACATGATGTTTTGAAACTTAGTTTGGACGATCTTCCCCATTACCTTCGAAATTGCTTTTTATATTGTTCTAGCTTTCCAGAAGACTATACAATTGTAAGTGATAGGCTCATAAGGCTTTGGGTGGCTGAAGGGTTCGTTGAAGAAAGGGAAAGAACGATGGAGGAAGTGGCAGAGGACTGCCTTAACGAACTTGTTCATCGCTGCCTACTACAAGTGGTATATAGGAACAGAGTTGGTAGAGTTGGCGCATGTCGAATGCATGACATCATTCGTGTGCTTGCTCTTTCCGAGTCAAAGGAGTTAAGTTTCTGCATGGTCTATGAGCATTCACGGAAAAAATTGCAGAGTTCCGAAGCACGCCGCTTGTCAATCCTAAGCAATATAACTAATTATTGTACTGAAGACAAATCTCATTTGCGTTCAGTACTTGTTTTCAACAATTCCATGAGCTATGATTTACTGAAGTCAGTCTTAagatcatcaaaatttttacgTGTCTTGGAATTAGAAGGAGCACTAATCGAGAAACTACCGAGTGAGATCTGTAACCTATTCAACCTGCATTATCTTGGTTTGAGAGCAACAAAAATTAAGGAGCTTCCAAGATTAATTGTGAAGCTACGAAATCTGCAAATATTAGATTTGGAACAAAGTAACATAGAAAAGCTGCCAAAAGGAATAACAGAGCTTCAAAAGTTGAGACATCTATTTTTGCCCTGCAATTCGGGTAAGAACATCAAGGCACCGGTGGGAATACGGCGCTTGAAGGGCTTACAGAGTTTGTTAAATATTACTGCAACTAGGAAGATCGTGCGGAATGTAGAAGCTTTGACAGAGTTGCGGACATTTGAGATAACTGGCGTAAGAACCCATCACTATGCAGACTTGTGGAATAGTATCACAAAGATGAACCATCTTAGCGATTTACTTATTTGGAGTGAAGGGCGAGAATTACAGCAGTTGGGCACCCTGCGCCTACCTCCACCTATTCAAAGATTACTTCTGTTTGGTGAATTAGAGAAAAACTCACTCCCTGAGCTTGCCACGTCCTTTGGGTCTCTAACAAACCTAACCACATTAACACtttattttgcaaaattggaTGAAGATACATTTCCTTACCTGCAAGCACTGCCCGCGTTGATGTGTCTTGAACTTAGGGCGGCATATAATGGCATGAAGTTGCACTTCCAAGCATCATCATTCCCGAAGCTAAAGAAATTGTTAATAGAATTTGCCCAGAAGCTCAGTCAGGTGGAAATAGAAAGAGGAGCAATGGCAAGACTGAATAAGCTTCACCTATACCGTTGCCCCGAGCTAAAGGAGCTGCCCCACGGTATCGAGTACCTTACCACCCTTCGGTATTTATGCATTGACCATCCAGCAGAGGAACTTGTTGAGCTGcttcgaggaggaggaggagaaggcgacCACAGCAATGACTGGCGCACGAGGGTTCGCCACATCCCgaattttattattagtttCGGACGAGACGACAAGTATGTCAAAGAAAGGATTCAATGA
- the LOC109717346 gene encoding calcium permeable stress-gated cation channel 1-like isoform X2 encodes MATLADIGLAAAINILSAFAFLLAFAFLRLQPINDRVYFPKWYLKGVRSSPSRSGNIVQKFVNLDWRSYLRFLNWMPEALKMPEPELIEHAGLDSAVYLRIYLIGLKIFIPITVLALAILVPVNWTNDTLATSKVVYSDIDKLSISNIPKGSNRFWAHIVMAYVFTFWTCYVLLKEYEIVESMRLHFIATERRRPDQFTVLVRNIPPDPDESTSELVEHFFLVNHPDHYLTHQVVYNANNLAKLVKKKKQMQNWLDYYQLKYNRNPSKRPTCKTGFLGLWGSTVDAIEFYISEIEKLSKEEIEREKVRKDPKSVVPAAFVSFRTRWGAAVCAQTQQTRNPTQWLTDWAPEPRDVYWQNLAIPFVYLTIRRLIVIVALFFLTFFYVIPIAFVQSLANIEGIEKAAPFLKKLIEKHVIKSFIQGFLPGIALKIFLILLPTILMFMSKFEGYTSLSSLERKSAGKYYIFLFVNVFLCSIITGTALQQLDVFIHQSPNQIPKTIGASILMKATFFITFIMVDGWAGIAGEVLRLKPLIIFHLKNFFLVKTEKDREEAMDPGSIGFDSSEPQIQLYFLLGLAYAVVTPFLLPFIIIFFGLAYVVFRHQIINVYNQEYESAAAFWPSVHGRIITALIISQLVLLGLLSTKNAAQSTPVLLALPILTIWFHLYCKNRYEPAFVKYPLQEAMMKDTLERAREPNLDLKAYLSNAYIHPVFKGGEEDDDFSIADEQEYEQVLVPTKRQSRKNTPVPSKYNGSSSPSLPDVAQEP; translated from the exons ATGGCTACGCTTGCTGATATAGGGCTAGCTGCGGCAATCAACATATTGAGTGCTTTCGCCTTCCTTTTGGCATTTGCTTTTCTACGGCTACAACCCATAAACGATAGGGTTTATTTTCCCAAATGGTATCTGAAAGGTGTAAGAAGCAGTCCATCACGGTCTGGAAATATTGTGCAGAAGTTTGTCAACTTAGACTGGAGATCGTATTTGAGATTTTTGAACTGGATGCCGGAGGCCCTCAAAATGCCTGAGCCTGAGCTGATTGAACATGCAGGGCTTGATTCTGCTGTCTATCTTCGGATATACTTGATTGG GCTTAAAATCTTTATCCCTATTACAGTCCTGGCACTGGCCATCCTGGTACCGGTCAACTGGACTAATGATACTCTTGCAACATCAAAAGTAGTTTATAGCGACATCGACAAGCTCTCGATATCAAATATCCCCAAGGGGTCAAATAG ATTTTGGGCCCACATAGTCATGGCATATGTTTTTACCTTTTGGACATGCTATGTATTACTCAAAGAGTATGAAATTGTGGAGTCAATGAGGCTGCACTTCATTGCAACAGAAAGACGCCGTCCAGATCAGTTCACT GTTCTTGTCCGGAATATACCACCTGATCCAGATGAGTCCACCAGTGAGCTTGTTGAGCATTTTTTCCTTGTCAATCATCCTGATCACTATCTCACTCATCAG GTTGTTTATAATGCCAACAATCTTGCGAAACTGGtcaaaaagaagaaacagaTGCAGAACTGGCTTGACTATTATCAACTGAAGTATAATAGAAATCCATCTAAGAGGCCAACTTGCAAG ACTGGTTTTCTAGGATTATGGGGCTCCACTGTGGATGCAATTGAATTTTACATATCTGAAATTGAAAAGCTATCAAAAGAA GAGATAGAGCGTGAGAAGGTCAGAAAGGATCCGAAGTCTGTTGTGCCTGCAGCATTTGTTTCATTCCGAACACGCTGGGGGGCAGCGGTTTGTGCTCAGACTCAGCAAACTCGAAATCCTACACAATGGTTGACTGACTGGGCTCCAGAGCCTCGCGATGTCTATTGGCAGAATCTTGCTATTCCCTTTGTTTACCTCACAATCAGAAGGTTGATTGTTATAGTAGCACTCTTCTTTCTGACCTTCTTCTATGTCATCCCAATAGCATTCGTACAGTCTCTTGCTAATATCGAGGGAATTGAGAAAGCTGCTCCGTTTCTAAAGAAACTTATTGAAAA GCATGTTATTAAATCATTTATCCAGGGATTTCTACCCGGTATTGCTCTGAAGATATTCCTCATACTGCTGCCAACCATATTAATGTTCATGTCCAAGTTTGAGGGATATACATCCTTGTCTTCTCTTGAGCGGAAGTCTGCTGGAAAATACTATATCTTCTTGTTTGTTAATGTATTTCTCTGCAGCATCATCACTGGGACTGCATTACAGCAACTAGATGTATTTATTCACCAATCACCTAATCA GATACCGAAGACAATAGGTGCATCAATCCTGATGAAAGCAACGTTCTTCA ttactTTTATAATGGTTGATGGATGGGCTGGAATAGCCGGAGAAGTTTTGAGATTGAAGCCGTTGATAATCTTCCActtgaagaatttcttcttGGTGAAGACTGAAAAGGATAGGGAAGAGGCTATGGATCCGGGAAGTATTGGGTTCGACTCATCTGAGCCACAAATACAGCTGTACTTCTTGCTTGGTCTTGCCTATGCCGTGGTCACGCCATTCCTTCTACCTTTCATCATAATATTCTTCGGCCTTGCTTATGTTGTTTTTCGTCATCAG ATTATAAACGTCTACAATCAAGAATATGAGAGCGCCGCGGCATTTTGGCCAAGCGTCCATGGGCGCATAATCACGGCATTGATCATATCGCAGCTGGTCCTACTTGGGTTGTTAAGCACGAAGAATGCTGCTCAGTCGACTCCTGTGCTCCTCGCCCTGCCGATATTAACTATATGGTTTCATCTCTACTGCAAGAATCGTTATGAACCTGCTTTTGTGAAATATCCACTCCAG GAAGCAATGATGAAGGACACCTTGGAGCGCGCGAGGGAGCCAAACCTAGACCTCAAAGCGTACTTATCGAACGCTTATATTCACCCCGTGTTCAAAGGTGGCGAAGAGGACGACGACTTTTCAATAGCCGATGAGCAAGAGTACGAACAAGTACTCGTGCCCACAAAGCGGCAATCGCGGAAGAACACTCCTGTGCCGAGCAAATACAACGGCTCGTCGTCGCCATCTCTGCCGGATGTTGCACAAGAACCCTAG
- the LOC109717646 gene encoding 26S protease regulatory subunit 7A-like — protein MAPEAEDELNEKNPRPLDEDDIALLKTYGLGPYSESIKKAEKEIKEMVKKINDLCGIKESDTGLAAPSQWDLVSDKQMMQEEQPLQVARCTKIISPNTEDAKYVINVKQIAKFVVGLGDKVSPTDIEEGMRVGVDRNKYQIQIPLPPKIDPSVTMMTVEEKPDVTYNDVGGCKEQIEKMREVVELPMLHPEKFVKLGIDPPKGVLCYGPPGTGKTLLARAVANRTDACFIRVIGSELVQKYVGEGARMVRELFQMARSKKACIVFFDEVDAIGGARFDDGVGGDNEVQRTMLEIVNQLDGFDARGNIKVLMATNRPDTLDPALLRPGRLDRKVEFGLPDLEGRTQIFKIHTKTMNCERDIRFELLARLCPNSTGADIRSVCTEAGMYAIRARRKTVTEKDFLDAVNKVIKGYQKFSATPKYMVYN, from the exons ATGGCTCCGGAGGCCGAAGACGAGTTGAACGAGAAGAACCCGCGCCCCCTCGACGAAGACGACATCGCCCTCCTCAAAACCTAC GGTCTGGGACCTTATTCTGAGAGCATAAAGAAGGCAGAGAAGGAGATTAAGGAGATGGTGAAGAAGATCAATGATCTATGTG GAATCAAAGAGTCAGACACTGGTTTAGCTGCACCTAGCCAGTGGGATTTAGTTTCTGACAAGCAAATGATGCAAGAGGAACAACCTCTGCAG GTTGCTAGGTGTACGAAGATTATTAGCCCGAACACAGAAGATGCTAAATATGTGATAAATGTTAAGCAAATTGCCAAG TTTGTGGTCGGGTTGGGTGACAAAGTCTCTCCAACTGATATTGAAGAAGGCATGCGAGTTGG AGTTGATCGAAATAAGTATCAAATCCAGATTCCTTTGCCACCAAAAATTGATCCAAGTGTTACGATGATgacggtggaggagaagccTGATGTTACATATAACGATGTTGGTGGCTGTAAGGAGCAGATTGAAAAGATGCGAGAG GTTGTGGAGCTTCCAATGCTTCATCCAGAGAAATTTGTGAAGCTTGGAATTGATCCTCCGAAAGGTGTCCTTTGTTATGGTCCTCCTGGAACAGGAAAAACTCTCCTTGCTAGAGCTGTGGCCAACAGAACTGATGCCTGCTTTATTCGTGTCATTGGAAGCGAGCTGGTTCAAAAGTATGTTGGAGAGGGAGCTCGGATGGTCCGCGAACTTTTCCAG ATGGCCCGTTCAAAGAAGGCATGCATTGTCTTTTTTGATGAAGTTGATGCTATTGGTGGTGCCCGTTTTGATGATGGCGTTGGTGGGGACAATGAAGTTCAACGTACTATGCTTGAAATCGTCAATCAGCTTGATGGTTTTGATGCTAGAGGAAACATCAAAGTTCTAATGGCAACCAATAG GCCTGATACTTTGGACCCGGCTTTACTCCGTCCGGGAAGATTGGATCGTAAGGTTGAGTTTGGTCTGCCAGACTTGGAAGGTCGCACACAGATATTCAAGATCCACACAAAAACAATGAATTGCGAAAGGGACATCAGATTTGAGCTTCTTGCTCGCCTCTGCCCCAACTCCACTG GGGCGGACATAAGGAGTGTGTGCACCGAAGCTGGGATGTATGCGATCCGGGCACGCAGGAAGACGGTAACAGAAAAGGACTTTCTTGATGCAGTGAATAAGGTTATTAAGGGTTATCAGAAGTTCAGCGCAACGCCCAAATACATGGTCTACAACTAG
- the LOC109717346 gene encoding calcium permeable stress-gated cation channel 1-like isoform X1 yields MATLADIGLAAAINILSAFAFLLAFAFLRLQPINDRVYFPKWYLKGVRSSPSRSGNIVQKFVNLDWRSYLRFLNWMPEALKMPEPELIEHAGLDSAVYLRIYLIGLKIFIPITVLALAILVPVNWTNDTLATSKVVYSDIDKLSISNIPKGSNRFWAHIVMAYVFTFWTCYVLLKEYEIVESMRLHFIATERRRPDQFTVLVRNIPPDPDESTSELVEHFFLVNHPDHYLTHQVVYNANNLAKLVKKKKQMQNWLDYYQLKYNRNPSKRPTCKTGFLGLWGSTVDAIEFYISEIEKLSKEEEIEREKVRKDPKSVVPAAFVSFRTRWGAAVCAQTQQTRNPTQWLTDWAPEPRDVYWQNLAIPFVYLTIRRLIVIVALFFLTFFYVIPIAFVQSLANIEGIEKAAPFLKKLIEKHVIKSFIQGFLPGIALKIFLILLPTILMFMSKFEGYTSLSSLERKSAGKYYIFLFVNVFLCSIITGTALQQLDVFIHQSPNQIPKTIGASILMKATFFITFIMVDGWAGIAGEVLRLKPLIIFHLKNFFLVKTEKDREEAMDPGSIGFDSSEPQIQLYFLLGLAYAVVTPFLLPFIIIFFGLAYVVFRHQIINVYNQEYESAAAFWPSVHGRIITALIISQLVLLGLLSTKNAAQSTPVLLALPILTIWFHLYCKNRYEPAFVKYPLQEAMMKDTLERAREPNLDLKAYLSNAYIHPVFKGGEEDDDFSIADEQEYEQVLVPTKRQSRKNTPVPSKYNGSSSPSLPDVAQEP; encoded by the exons ATGGCTACGCTTGCTGATATAGGGCTAGCTGCGGCAATCAACATATTGAGTGCTTTCGCCTTCCTTTTGGCATTTGCTTTTCTACGGCTACAACCCATAAACGATAGGGTTTATTTTCCCAAATGGTATCTGAAAGGTGTAAGAAGCAGTCCATCACGGTCTGGAAATATTGTGCAGAAGTTTGTCAACTTAGACTGGAGATCGTATTTGAGATTTTTGAACTGGATGCCGGAGGCCCTCAAAATGCCTGAGCCTGAGCTGATTGAACATGCAGGGCTTGATTCTGCTGTCTATCTTCGGATATACTTGATTGG GCTTAAAATCTTTATCCCTATTACAGTCCTGGCACTGGCCATCCTGGTACCGGTCAACTGGACTAATGATACTCTTGCAACATCAAAAGTAGTTTATAGCGACATCGACAAGCTCTCGATATCAAATATCCCCAAGGGGTCAAATAG ATTTTGGGCCCACATAGTCATGGCATATGTTTTTACCTTTTGGACATGCTATGTATTACTCAAAGAGTATGAAATTGTGGAGTCAATGAGGCTGCACTTCATTGCAACAGAAAGACGCCGTCCAGATCAGTTCACT GTTCTTGTCCGGAATATACCACCTGATCCAGATGAGTCCACCAGTGAGCTTGTTGAGCATTTTTTCCTTGTCAATCATCCTGATCACTATCTCACTCATCAG GTTGTTTATAATGCCAACAATCTTGCGAAACTGGtcaaaaagaagaaacagaTGCAGAACTGGCTTGACTATTATCAACTGAAGTATAATAGAAATCCATCTAAGAGGCCAACTTGCAAG ACTGGTTTTCTAGGATTATGGGGCTCCACTGTGGATGCAATTGAATTTTACATATCTGAAATTGAAAAGCTATCAAAAGAA GAGGAGATAGAGCGTGAGAAGGTCAGAAAGGATCCGAAGTCTGTTGTGCCTGCAGCATTTGTTTCATTCCGAACACGCTGGGGGGCAGCGGTTTGTGCTCAGACTCAGCAAACTCGAAATCCTACACAATGGTTGACTGACTGGGCTCCAGAGCCTCGCGATGTCTATTGGCAGAATCTTGCTATTCCCTTTGTTTACCTCACAATCAGAAGGTTGATTGTTATAGTAGCACTCTTCTTTCTGACCTTCTTCTATGTCATCCCAATAGCATTCGTACAGTCTCTTGCTAATATCGAGGGAATTGAGAAAGCTGCTCCGTTTCTAAAGAAACTTATTGAAAA GCATGTTATTAAATCATTTATCCAGGGATTTCTACCCGGTATTGCTCTGAAGATATTCCTCATACTGCTGCCAACCATATTAATGTTCATGTCCAAGTTTGAGGGATATACATCCTTGTCTTCTCTTGAGCGGAAGTCTGCTGGAAAATACTATATCTTCTTGTTTGTTAATGTATTTCTCTGCAGCATCATCACTGGGACTGCATTACAGCAACTAGATGTATTTATTCACCAATCACCTAATCA GATACCGAAGACAATAGGTGCATCAATCCTGATGAAAGCAACGTTCTTCA ttactTTTATAATGGTTGATGGATGGGCTGGAATAGCCGGAGAAGTTTTGAGATTGAAGCCGTTGATAATCTTCCActtgaagaatttcttcttGGTGAAGACTGAAAAGGATAGGGAAGAGGCTATGGATCCGGGAAGTATTGGGTTCGACTCATCTGAGCCACAAATACAGCTGTACTTCTTGCTTGGTCTTGCCTATGCCGTGGTCACGCCATTCCTTCTACCTTTCATCATAATATTCTTCGGCCTTGCTTATGTTGTTTTTCGTCATCAG ATTATAAACGTCTACAATCAAGAATATGAGAGCGCCGCGGCATTTTGGCCAAGCGTCCATGGGCGCATAATCACGGCATTGATCATATCGCAGCTGGTCCTACTTGGGTTGTTAAGCACGAAGAATGCTGCTCAGTCGACTCCTGTGCTCCTCGCCCTGCCGATATTAACTATATGGTTTCATCTCTACTGCAAGAATCGTTATGAACCTGCTTTTGTGAAATATCCACTCCAG GAAGCAATGATGAAGGACACCTTGGAGCGCGCGAGGGAGCCAAACCTAGACCTCAAAGCGTACTTATCGAACGCTTATATTCACCCCGTGTTCAAAGGTGGCGAAGAGGACGACGACTTTTCAATAGCCGATGAGCAAGAGTACGAACAAGTACTCGTGCCCACAAAGCGGCAATCGCGGAAGAACACTCCTGTGCCGAGCAAATACAACGGCTCGTCGTCGCCATCTCTGCCGGATGTTGCACAAGAACCCTAG
- the LOC109717346 gene encoding calcium permeable stress-gated cation channel 1-like isoform X3: MAYVFTFWTCYVLLKEYEIVESMRLHFIATERRRPDQFTVLVRNIPPDPDESTSELVEHFFLVNHPDHYLTHQVVYNANNLAKLVKKKKQMQNWLDYYQLKYNRNPSKRPTCKTGFLGLWGSTVDAIEFYISEIEKLSKEEEIEREKVRKDPKSVVPAAFVSFRTRWGAAVCAQTQQTRNPTQWLTDWAPEPRDVYWQNLAIPFVYLTIRRLIVIVALFFLTFFYVIPIAFVQSLANIEGIEKAAPFLKKLIEKHVIKSFIQGFLPGIALKIFLILLPTILMFMSKFEGYTSLSSLERKSAGKYYIFLFVNVFLCSIITGTALQQLDVFIHQSPNQIPKTIGASILMKATFFITFIMVDGWAGIAGEVLRLKPLIIFHLKNFFLVKTEKDREEAMDPGSIGFDSSEPQIQLYFLLGLAYAVVTPFLLPFIIIFFGLAYVVFRHQIINVYNQEYESAAAFWPSVHGRIITALIISQLVLLGLLSTKNAAQSTPVLLALPILTIWFHLYCKNRYEPAFVKYPLQEAMMKDTLERAREPNLDLKAYLSNAYIHPVFKGGEEDDDFSIADEQEYEQVLVPTKRQSRKNTPVPSKYNGSSSPSLPDVAQEP; the protein is encoded by the exons ATGGCATATGTTTTTACCTTTTGGACATGCTATGTATTACTCAAAGAGTATGAAATTGTGGAGTCAATGAGGCTGCACTTCATTGCAACAGAAAGACGCCGTCCAGATCAGTTCACT GTTCTTGTCCGGAATATACCACCTGATCCAGATGAGTCCACCAGTGAGCTTGTTGAGCATTTTTTCCTTGTCAATCATCCTGATCACTATCTCACTCATCAG GTTGTTTATAATGCCAACAATCTTGCGAAACTGGtcaaaaagaagaaacagaTGCAGAACTGGCTTGACTATTATCAACTGAAGTATAATAGAAATCCATCTAAGAGGCCAACTTGCAAG ACTGGTTTTCTAGGATTATGGGGCTCCACTGTGGATGCAATTGAATTTTACATATCTGAAATTGAAAAGCTATCAAAAGAA GAGGAGATAGAGCGTGAGAAGGTCAGAAAGGATCCGAAGTCTGTTGTGCCTGCAGCATTTGTTTCATTCCGAACACGCTGGGGGGCAGCGGTTTGTGCTCAGACTCAGCAAACTCGAAATCCTACACAATGGTTGACTGACTGGGCTCCAGAGCCTCGCGATGTCTATTGGCAGAATCTTGCTATTCCCTTTGTTTACCTCACAATCAGAAGGTTGATTGTTATAGTAGCACTCTTCTTTCTGACCTTCTTCTATGTCATCCCAATAGCATTCGTACAGTCTCTTGCTAATATCGAGGGAATTGAGAAAGCTGCTCCGTTTCTAAAGAAACTTATTGAAAA GCATGTTATTAAATCATTTATCCAGGGATTTCTACCCGGTATTGCTCTGAAGATATTCCTCATACTGCTGCCAACCATATTAATGTTCATGTCCAAGTTTGAGGGATATACATCCTTGTCTTCTCTTGAGCGGAAGTCTGCTGGAAAATACTATATCTTCTTGTTTGTTAATGTATTTCTCTGCAGCATCATCACTGGGACTGCATTACAGCAACTAGATGTATTTATTCACCAATCACCTAATCA GATACCGAAGACAATAGGTGCATCAATCCTGATGAAAGCAACGTTCTTCA ttactTTTATAATGGTTGATGGATGGGCTGGAATAGCCGGAGAAGTTTTGAGATTGAAGCCGTTGATAATCTTCCActtgaagaatttcttcttGGTGAAGACTGAAAAGGATAGGGAAGAGGCTATGGATCCGGGAAGTATTGGGTTCGACTCATCTGAGCCACAAATACAGCTGTACTTCTTGCTTGGTCTTGCCTATGCCGTGGTCACGCCATTCCTTCTACCTTTCATCATAATATTCTTCGGCCTTGCTTATGTTGTTTTTCGTCATCAG ATTATAAACGTCTACAATCAAGAATATGAGAGCGCCGCGGCATTTTGGCCAAGCGTCCATGGGCGCATAATCACGGCATTGATCATATCGCAGCTGGTCCTACTTGGGTTGTTAAGCACGAAGAATGCTGCTCAGTCGACTCCTGTGCTCCTCGCCCTGCCGATATTAACTATATGGTTTCATCTCTACTGCAAGAATCGTTATGAACCTGCTTTTGTGAAATATCCACTCCAG GAAGCAATGATGAAGGACACCTTGGAGCGCGCGAGGGAGCCAAACCTAGACCTCAAAGCGTACTTATCGAACGCTTATATTCACCCCGTGTTCAAAGGTGGCGAAGAGGACGACGACTTTTCAATAGCCGATGAGCAAGAGTACGAACAAGTACTCGTGCCCACAAAGCGGCAATCGCGGAAGAACACTCCTGTGCCGAGCAAATACAACGGCTCGTCGTCGCCATCTCTGCCGGATGTTGCACAAGAACCCTAG